The Nicotiana tabacum cultivar K326 chromosome 5, ASM71507v2, whole genome shotgun sequence sequence caggtgcggttacaccaaaaCTGATGCAACAGTAGTGATTTCCTAAGCCTAAACAccccggaacctactcgaaactcgcccgagccctcggggctctaaaccaaacatgcctactaactcaaaaacatcatatgaacttactcgtgcgatcaaattgccaaaataacatcaacaactatgaatatagcatcaaaatcatgaaattacttaagaacctcaaattttccaattttctcaaatacggtccgattcacgtcattccaagtccgtttcttaccaaatttcacaaactcatcttaaatcacgtataagacctgtaccaggctttggaaccaaaatacgggcgcgataccatcaaattttaaacacattttatttccaaaaactcataaatattccagaaaataattttctttaaaaatttatttctcgggcttgggacctcgaaattcgattccgggcatacacccaagtctcatattttcctatggaccctccaggaccgtcaaatcacgagtctgggtccgtttaccaaaaatattgaccgaagtcaactaaaattcattttaaagccaaaaatcatcattttttcacagattttcacataatggatTTCCGGTTACGCGCCtgaactgcacacgcaaatctaggtgatgctgaaagaggtttttaaggcctcggaacgcagAATTTATATCTAAAacaaggtcatcacattctccacctctaaaacaatcgtttgtccttgaacgaacataagaaggaagtatctgagtcgaggaaaagatggggataatggctccgcatgtcggactcagactcccaggtcgatgcctcagcagacTGATCTCTCCACTgaacgaacagaaggaaaactctttgatctcaactgacaaacctgccagtctagaatagctaccgacgcCTCCTCGTaggataagtccttgtccaactggacagtgctaaaatctaacacgtgggatggatcgtcgtgatacttccgaagcatggatacatgaaacactggatgcacggctgataagctccgCGGcagcgcaagtctgtaagccacctctcccactcgatcaagaatctcaaacgggccaatgaacctagggctaagctttcctttcttcccaaatctcatcacgacGTTCATAgacgacactcgaagcaatacctgctcactgaccatgaaagccaaatcacaaaccttacggtcggcataactcttttgcctggactgagctgtacggagcctatcctgaataatcttgaccttgtccaaggcattcTGTACTAGATCTGTatccaacaatcgagcctctcacGGCTCAATCCATCTAACCGGCAaccaacaccgcctaccatacaaagcctcataaggagccatctggatactcgactggtagctgttgttgtaggcaaactctactaaaggcaaaaactgatcccacgagcctccaaagtcaatgacacaagctcggagtatatccttcaaaatctgaatgatccactcggactgcccgtctgtttgaggatgaacgttgtgattaactcaacccgtgtgcctaactctcgctgaactcttctccagaaatgcgaggtaaattgcgtaccttgatccgaaatgatagatacgggcacaccatgaacacgaacaatctcctggatataaatctcagctaacctctcggaagaataagagactgccacaggaatgaaatgggctgacttggtcagcctatcaacaataacccacactgcatcgaacttcctctgagtccgtgggagtctaacaatgaagtccatggtgatacgctcccacttccactcaggaatctcaatcttctggaacaaaccactaggtctttgatgctcgtacttaacctgctgacaactcaaacaccgagccacatatgcaacgatatccttcttcattcttctccaccaataatgctgccgcagatcctgatacatcttcatggtgcccggatgaatagagtaccgggaactatgggcctcctctaaaatcaactctcagagtccatccacattaggaatacaaactcgaccctgcaatctcaaaactccatcatctcctaaggtaacatgcttggcacctccgtgctgtaCCGTGTATCTAACACACAAATGAAGATCATTATActaccgatctcggatacgctccaataagtAATAACAAGCGACAGTGCGAGCTAACaaacggctgggctcagaaacatctaacctcacgaactgattggcaaaagcctgaacatccaaagcaagcggtctctcatcgACGGGAATATAAGCAAaattgcccatactggctgacttcctactcaaaacatcggccaccacattggcctttcccagatgatataagatgatggtatcatagtctttcaacagctccaaccatcttctctgcctcaaatttagctccttctgcttgaacaagtactgcagactcttgtgatccgtgaacacctcacatgccacgccatacagacagtgcctctaaatcttcaacgcgtgaacaatggctgctaacttcaaatcatgaaccggatagttcttctcatgaatcttcaactgccgcgaagcataggcaatgactttgccatcctgcatcaacatcgtgccaagtccaatacgagatgcatcacaataaactgtatatggccctgaacctgtgggcaaaaccaacactagtgccctagtcaaaactgtcttgagcttctgaaagctcgcctcacactcgtccgaccacctgaactgggcacccttttgggtcaacctggtcatcggggctgtgatagacaaaaacccctccacaaactgatgatagtagcctgccaaacccaagaaactccggatctctgtagctgatgcgggtctaggccagttcttgactgcctctatctttttcggatcaacctgaatgccctctgctgatataatatgacccaagaatgcaactgaactcacacttcgaaaacttggcatacaactaactatccctcaaagtttggaaaaccactctaagatgctgctcgtgctcctcccggttgcgggaatagatcaaaatatcatcaatgaagactatcacaaacgaattcaagtaaggcctgaacactcggttcatcaaatccataaaaactgctggggcatttgtcaacctgaatgacattacaaagaactcataatgcccgtaccgagtgcggaaagctatcttaaagacatcagatgccctaatcctcaactgatggtagccatatctcaagtcaattttcaaaaaaaaacttggcaccctgaagctgatcaaacaaatcatcaatcctcggcaatgaatacttattcttgattgtaacattgttcaactgccagtaatctatacacattcacatcgatccatccttcttcttaacaaacaacaccggcgcaccccaaggcgagacactaggtctaataaagcctttctcaagcaagtcttgcaactgctccttcaattctttcaactcaggcggggccatactatacggcggaatagaaatgggctgagtgcccggagtcaaataaatgcagaagtcaatatccctgtcgggtggaatacccggtaggtctgaaggaaatacctcagggaactcacgaacaacaggcacaaaatcaatagaaggaacctcggcactagaatcacgaacatacgccaaataggccaaacacatcttctcgaccatacgccgagccttcacataagagataacactacaggtagaatgaccaggagtccctctccactctaaatgaggtaaaccagGCAAGAATAAGGttaccgtcttggcatgacagtccaagatagcgtggtaaggcgataaccagtccatccccagtatgacataaaaatcaaccatgtccaaaattaacaagtctactcgggtctcaagacccccaatcacaactatataagaatgatggacacgatctaccacaataaaatcacccactggtgtagacacatatacaggagcactcaaagaatcactaggcgtgaccagatacagtgcaaaataagatgacacgtaggaatatgtagaccttggatcaaatagaactgaagcatatctactacaaaccagaatggtacctgtgataactacatcaaaagcctcagcctcaggcctagatggaagagcataacatcgaggctGAGCCCCTCCACCCTGTACTACATCTCTAGCACGACCTGttgctggctggtctccacctctagctgcctaacctccacctctgaTACCTCTACCTCCAGCTCTAGCACCTATGCCTACCCCTAGCTGGcggagcgggcggtggaacacctggttcttgaaccatagcacgggaaccctactGCTGCGACTGAATACCAACCAATCTCGAACAAGTCCTCCGGGTATggccatactcaccacactcaaagcatccacctgagtgATGCGGCTGAGGAAattgagactgaccctggcgacctgaatgactaccctgaaaactctggatcagtggtgcactgataggagctggtggtgcactatagggttgctgatcagaatactgcatatgagatccacggccacctgaagcgccatgagaaacctgaagtgctgactggaaaggcctaggaggatggcccgtaccatacgaatccctgcctccagacgaggcaccagtgaatctgcctgaatgacgaggcctcttgtcagacccctgaccaccccccctacgatagaaccatctcaactctcctggccacattggccgcctcctgaaaagaaatctcacttcccgtctccttagccatctgaagtctaatcggctgaataagtccctcaatgaacctctcCACCCTCTccctctctcagtgggaagtatgataagagcatgacggtccaagtcaatgaatctggtctcatactgagtaacggtcatagaaccctgctggagacgctcaaactgcctccgatagatctctctatGAGTGACaaggagaaacttctccagaaatagctgagtaaactgctcccaagtcaaagctagtgatccggctggtctagccaaacaataatctctccaccaagtcttggcggatccagacaagcggaaAGTAGCAAAgccgaccccattggtctccactatccccatgttcttgagaacctcatgacaactgtctagataatcctggggatcctcagaagatgcaccgctgaaagtagtagtgaagagcttggtgaacctgtccaatctccacaaagcatcggtagacatagctgctccatcaccgatctgagctaccatacccggctgaactgctccaactggatgagctgctggagtctgacaCTAGGGAGAcatttgctccggagtgcgagtagcaggagtctgggctcctcctccagcctgagagacagcttgtgctacaggaagcaagcctgcccgggtgacactctccataaggcccactagacggaccagagcatcctggagtactggggtagcaataaacccctctgggacctgagctgggcccaccagaacggtctgggccggaacctcatcattaAAGTCAACTtaaggctccgccgctggtgctgctgctctgggatgagctctgcccctacctcggcctctagcacggcctcggcctcgctctctgcccctcgtaggagctgctgctgggggctcgggctgctgatcggtggatgaggaagcgcgtgttctcgccatctgcgaaagaacagagtagaaattgaattagcattgagaaaccaaaccgcacgacatgaaagaataaatgtgaagtttttcctaactctgtagcctctggggataaatacagacgtctctgtaccgatccctcagactctactaagcttgtccgtgaattgtgagacctatgtaatctagagctctgataccaacttgtcacgacccggatttttcaccctcgggagtcgtgatggcgcctactcgcgaaagctaggcaagccgagtattatagattcactaactcttttatttagccctttttaacagtttaaaaCAACATACGATCGATAgtgaaatattaacaataaataaagacatgCAGAAGACataatctgataacttagccaaaaacaagtacgacaataccaagtacatctctacccggaaccggtgtcacaatatcacggaccatctacgaatactacaaacaattgtttggaaagaaagatacaatctgtctctgaagtaaatgaaaacagaatataaagataGAGGAGAATGCtggggcctacggacgcctgcaggactacctcggaatctccgactggactgaaggcagtcACCCAcagctacggtccaaaagctgccgctCCAAGAtatgcacatagtgcagagtgtagtatcagcacaaccgaccccatgtgctggtaagtgtctggcctaaccccggcgaagtagtgatgaggctaggaccagactaccaaataaacctgtgcagttatatataatacaatggaaaataaaacagaaatagacAATTAAAGATGAGAGggggacatgctgcggggaatatcatttaccaacagtaatttaagagaaaagcataaagaacagTTTAAAATTCacaacaagacaataaggaaatCGTAACCAGTCAATAAACACTTTTATTATCTGTTGTTGGGGCGCGCAACCCGATTCAAATCATAAAAACActgttgcggcttgcaacccgatccatatcatttatcactgttgcggcgtgcaacccgatccaaatataatattgttatggcgtgcaacccgatccaaatataacattgttgtggcgtgcaatccgatccacatatacagttcaacaccaatcacaaagagagtcccgacaagggaacaataaaaaaacaacactatcccggcaagggaatcaacaatataagtaaatacgtcccgacaaggaaaaatcagttataaccaaacttgttccaatatctaacttcacaaaagaaacctcaactagcaccaatgctcaaccataagcaatttccacgagaataatcataatccttgctcaacacagagaatcaacaacttaggcatttgcagtacttattaagaacacaacaatttcaatttaagactcacggtcatgcttgacaccaacgtatagatactcgtcaccatgcctatacgtcgttctcAACAAGTAACATATAgtaaataggacacaactcctaatccctcaagctaaggttagaccaaacacttacctcggacttccacggccaactcaagccttaaACActacttttcctttagaatttgcctccaaacagcacatatctagtccaaattgatttaacaacatcaataaatgctaaagaattcatactcaATGCTTATTTATAGATTTcttatcatttttcccaaaaagccaaaaattgaccccgggcctgcttggtcaaaactcgagattcggaccaaaaacccgatcacccattcacccacgagctcgaatatgtaattagtttagaaattcgaccccaaaacgtggtctaaattttaattattcagaaagtcctaactctacccaaatccccaattttataCCATTTAAACCCTAGGATTTTAGATAAAAGTTGATGAAAGACATTAGAGAGAAAGAAATCAGTTAATGAACACTTACTTATGAATTGGGAAGAAAACCTCTTGAGAAAATCGTCATAGGCCTTCTAtctttatgaaattttgaaagagaaaatgctgaagttttgttttgaaAGACTCCACTGCCTGACTCTCGCACTTGCGGtccttgggtcgcacctgcggaatcacACGTGCGGAAAAACAGACCGCTTCTGCAGAAATGATTAGGCCCGCTGGGGGCGCATCTGCGAGGGGAGACCCGCTCCTGCTGAACCGCTTCTGCGGGAgcttgtccgcatctgcgacccacTATTAGCACCTGCGACCCACTATTAgcacctgcgacctcgcacctgcggtgcttgacttgcaggtgcggttacaccagaactgATGCAACAATAGTGATTTCCTAAGCCTAAacaccccggaacctacccgaaactcacccaagcccccgGGGCTCTAAACTAAACATGcctactaactcaacaacatcatatgaacttactcgtacgatcaaatcgccaaaataacatcaacaaatatgaatttagcatcaaaatcatgaaatcacttaagaacctcaaaattttcaattttctcaaatacggtctgattcacgtcattccaagtccgtttcttaccaaatttcacagattcatCTTAAATCACGTATAAGACCTATACCAGACTTcgtaaccaaaatacgggcccgataccatcaaattttaaacacattttatttccaaaaactcataaatattctagaaaataattttctttaaaaaattatttctcgggtttggaacctcggaattcgattccgggcatatgcccaagtcacatattttcctacggaccctccgggaccgtcaaatcacggtccgggtccgtttacccaaaatgttgaccgaagtcaacttaaattcattttaaagccaaaaatcatcatttttcacagattttcacataatgactttccggctacgcgcccggactgcgcacacataTCGTGGTGATGTTGAAAGAGGGTTTTAAGGCCCGGAACGCAGAATTTATGTCTAAAACAAGTAAAAGGTCATCacttctgcactttttgtgcagatttcggagcagGTGGTGACTGATTTAGAGATTGGCTGCAGGTTCACAGTTTGGAGACCCAAGGTGGTCCTGTTAGCGTCCGCAGACCCTGGTGTCCCCTTCTACATTTCTGCATTTCTGTTTTTCTTTCGTTTCAAACATATGTAATTTCTTTCAGGTCGATATTTGTAGTAATTCATAGTATGTTCGTAGGTTGTGTCCCTAGATTCTGGTAGTAACAGTTATGGTATTGTTAATAGTATATAGATACcaggttatttatgtattttcgCATTTACTTCTATTTGATTTAGCTTATTATTTTAATCTATGAAATATAAAGGAAAATGGTTATTAAAACTCTaacattggcttacctagcaagtgttatgttaggcgtcatcacggtcttGTTGGTGAGAATTCCGGACCGTGACATTATAATACGTATTCTTACTTCGTTTTATCACTTTAGTACGATGAATTAACGTAAAACACGGGAATGTGCGGAAGTTATTTTAACTGTTTTACCTGTTTCTCaaaagagagagggagagagaattGCTAGAAGAAATTACTTCCAAGTTGGGGAAAtgcattgaaaaaaaaaagaagaaaaaagagagagaggaaaaAGTAAGGACAGAGAAGAACTTTGTAATTAAAAGACTTTTATGTTCTCTCTGTCTCTTTTACGTTTAGGCTTAGCCATTGTTGTTCATCTCTCTGAATGCCTCAGCATTATTCAGGGTATACTAATAAATTCTCTTTAATTCTAATAGAATAGAATTAAGGTTTATGGAACAGATTTTAATATTGATATTCTTCAGATTATTTTTTGTAGTCAATTATGGCGACTATTAAGCAAGGAGAGAGGGAATCAACAGGATGGTATCTCAAATTCTGTAAATTTCAATTTCTCAACCTTGACCAATTAGTTTTCTgtatatatatgttttgttttctaAATTCCTAGTatataatttttggaaaatttcacAGGGTTCAGAGATAGCAATGTTGGTATTTGACTTTTGCAACCTCCTTTATACGAATTTGAGGCAAgcctttaaatatatatatatatatatatatatatatatatatatatatatatatatatgagtttttgggtatCTACTGTAGGTTAGCATTGTATACAACTTTACTTTTTCTTAAATATCCTTTGCTAAAAACATTACCATCATTTTAATACCAAGGACCTTTCTGTCATTCcccacaagaaaaacaaaaatcctCATCCTTCATTGTCAAAAAGGGCCTCTTTTGTTCTTCGCCACCAACAACTTTATCTTTTCTAAAATTCTCTACCGGCAAATTTCACTACTTATTTCTTATTTTCGGTCATtgttcatttttatttctttcttcggTTACTCTTCCTTTTCTGTTAGCAATATAAAGCTAACAGAAAAGCTTGATggagtaaaaaaataaaaggctAAAGTTGCTAACAGAATTTTTCAAGCTGACTATGTGATAGgaagtaaaaaataaatttcactaAGCTTGATTTTAATTTTTCAAGCCTTTTATACTCTATATAAAGCTTGATGGAAATATAAGACATTCACACAAATATAAAGGGAGAAGATTTCAGTATTTAATTTGTGGAAACTATCAAGAGAGGAAGAGTTGGATAGACAGCAAAATAATAAGGAAAAAAAGACTCCAGTTTGCTCTTAGCAGAGACGATGGAGAGCAAAAGATGAGAAAGAAAGGGGGAAACCAAATTGGGTGGAATGACAAAATTATTCATCTGACTTTTGCAATGATAATATGTTGTTAGGGGTATTTAAGGAAAAGTAAAGTTGTATACAATGCTAACCTACTACAATTATGTAGTAGATTACcaaaacccatatatatatatatatataagaagctCTTTATGTAGTAACAAAAGtggttaaaaaattattttaggtCTGACTATGTGTTTTATTCCTGCAGTTTTTCTAATTCCCTTATTAGCATTCATGGTGCTACACCGATCAGACGAACCGATTTCCACAATCAAGCACAACAAACAATAGCTGCTCGTATCCTTGTTAGAATTCATGG is a genomic window containing:
- the LOC107791951 gene encoding uncharacterized protein LOC107791951, with the protein product MPQHYSGQLWRLLSKERGNQQDGISNSGSEIAMLVFDFCNLLYTNLSFSNSLISIHGATPIRRTDFHNQAQQTIAARILVRIHGSTPVTQTRFRNQAQQTMAECIASGSRYC